In Janibacter cremeus, a genomic segment contains:
- a CDS encoding glycine betaine ABC transporter substrate-binding protein, which translates to MTPRPPRTPEPSRPTRRALLLTGAGILGLGLTGCGLGTSGGFVPSGQAAGPIADVDLSGAKIAVGSKEYTEQLILGKLAVILLSAAGADVTDLTNIPGSSSARQAMLEGQVQMQWEYTGTAWIAYMGESEPIPDEQKQYEAVRDRDLKDNDLVWLPPAPMNNTYGFAGPREKLEELGVTKLSDLGKVPKDELTFCVESEFNNRNDGFVPMLKTYGLTKGKDFPENNVKVLGQGAIYQATDDGLCTFGEVFTTDGRIKALDLLVLKDDKGYFPKYNVAPVLAKSVVDQFPQVADLFAPVTDKLTSDVMIDLNASVDVDGEDAADVAFAWLEDQGFITG; encoded by the coding sequence ATGACTCCCCGCCCTCCGCGGACACCCGAGCCGAGCCGACCGACACGGCGCGCCCTGCTCCTGACCGGCGCCGGCATCCTCGGCCTCGGTCTGACCGGTTGCGGGCTCGGCACGAGCGGTGGCTTCGTCCCCTCCGGGCAGGCCGCCGGACCCATCGCGGACGTCGACCTGTCCGGAGCGAAGATCGCCGTGGGGTCGAAGGAGTACACGGAGCAGCTCATCCTCGGCAAGCTCGCCGTCATCCTGCTCAGTGCCGCAGGTGCCGACGTCACCGACCTGACGAACATCCCCGGCTCCTCCAGCGCGCGCCAGGCAATGCTCGAGGGGCAGGTGCAGATGCAGTGGGAGTACACGGGCACGGCCTGGATCGCCTACATGGGCGAGAGCGAGCCGATCCCGGACGAGCAGAAGCAGTACGAGGCGGTCCGGGACCGGGATCTGAAGGACAATGACCTCGTCTGGTTGCCCCCCGCTCCGATGAACAACACCTACGGCTTCGCCGGCCCCCGCGAGAAGCTCGAGGAGCTCGGCGTCACCAAGCTCTCCGACCTGGGCAAGGTGCCCAAGGATGAGCTGACCTTCTGCGTGGAGTCGGAGTTCAACAACCGCAACGACGGCTTCGTCCCGATGCTCAAGACCTATGGCCTGACGAAGGGCAAGGACTTTCCCGAGAACAACGTCAAGGTCCTCGGCCAGGGTGCGATCTACCAGGCCACCGACGACGGCCTGTGCACCTTCGGTGAGGTCTTCACCACCGACGGGCGAATCAAGGCCCTCGACCTCCTCGTCCTCAAGGACGACAAGGGTTACTTCCCGAAGTACAACGTCGCGCCGGTGCTGGCGAAGTCGGTTGTCGACCAGTTCCCTCAGGTGGCCGACCTCTTCGCGCCCGTGACCGACAAGCTCACCAGCGACGTGATGATCGATCTCAACGCCAGCGTGGACGTCGACGGCGAGGACGCGGCTGACGTGGCCTTCGCCTGGCTCGAGGACCAGGGTTTCATCACGGGCTGA
- a CDS encoding ABC transporter ATP-binding protein gives MSTTTSDHAAPRDDESSSTVSGAEIVFTDVVKTYPGGDAPAVDHLSLTVPAGEIAMFVGPSGCGKTTTLKMINRLYEPTSGTITIGGEDIRSKNATELRRTIGYVIQGGSLFPHMTVQQNIALVPGLLKWDKQRIARRVDDLLELVGLDPDRYRDRFPRELSGGQQQRVGVARGLAADPPVLLMDEPFGAVDPITRQRLQDELMSIQEEVQKTIVFVTHDIDEAIKLGDRVLVLQEGAQIAQYDTPTNILSAPANEFVEDFVGSGSSLKQLSLARVDELELLHPVTASVGDDGGTAAEAARAAGQRDVIVLDSRRRPAGWYTLGEATRLGRLPAQSPREEPTPVDRRATINDALDTMLASTHGGVLVTGRRDEFVGVLTFGAVTEYIQATAQDASS, from the coding sequence ATGTCCACCACCACCAGCGACCACGCCGCACCCCGCGACGACGAGTCCTCGTCCACCGTCAGCGGGGCCGAGATCGTCTTCACCGACGTCGTCAAGACCTACCCCGGAGGCGACGCTCCCGCCGTCGACCACCTCAGCCTGACCGTGCCGGCCGGCGAGATCGCCATGTTCGTCGGCCCCTCCGGGTGTGGCAAGACGACGACCCTGAAGATGATCAACAGGCTCTACGAGCCGACTTCGGGCACGATCACCATCGGCGGCGAGGACATCCGCTCGAAGAACGCCACCGAACTGCGCCGCACCATCGGTTACGTCATCCAGGGTGGGTCCCTCTTCCCGCACATGACCGTTCAGCAGAACATTGCGCTCGTGCCGGGTCTGCTGAAGTGGGACAAGCAGCGCATCGCTCGGCGCGTCGATGACCTGCTCGAGCTGGTCGGACTCGATCCCGATCGCTACCGGGACCGCTTCCCCCGCGAGCTGTCGGGGGGACAGCAACAGCGTGTGGGTGTCGCACGGGGGCTCGCCGCGGACCCGCCGGTGCTGCTCATGGACGAACCCTTCGGGGCGGTCGACCCGATCACCCGTCAGCGTCTTCAGGACGAGCTGATGAGCATCCAGGAGGAGGTGCAGAAGACGATCGTCTTCGTCACCCACGACATCGACGAGGCGATCAAGCTCGGCGACCGGGTCCTCGTGCTGCAGGAGGGGGCGCAGATCGCCCAGTACGACACCCCGACGAACATCCTCTCCGCGCCGGCGAACGAGTTCGTCGAGGACTTCGTCGGCTCGGGCTCCTCGCTCAAACAGCTCAGCCTCGCCCGGGTCGATGAGCTCGAGCTGCTCCACCCGGTGACCGCCTCCGTCGGCGACGACGGAGGCACCGCCGCCGAGGCGGCCCGAGCCGCCGGCCAGAGGGACGTCATCGTGCTCGACTCCCGGCGCCGTCCTGCCGGCTGGTACACCCTCGGTGAGGCCACGCGCCTGGGTCGCCTACCCGCACAGTCCCCACGCGAGGAGCCCACACCCGTCGACCGCCGAGCGACGATCAACGACGCTCTCGACACCATGCTCGCGAGCACCCACGGCGGCGTGCTCGTCACCGGACGCCGTGATGAGTTCGTCGGCGTCCTGACCTTCGGGGCGGTCACCGAGTACATCCAGGCGACCGCGCAGGACGCATCCTCATGA
- a CDS encoding serine hydrolase domain-containing protein, with translation MAFTDETARALTTRALTAQTDGRVPGLAAGVARRGRLEWFRGIGTIDLASPDDAPDEDTQYAVASNSKTFTAVAIMALRDEGRLGLDDTVEEHLGDSSHAGVRIRQLLSHTSGMQREPVGDVFDTMVMPTREELLAGWSGAERVGRPHDRWHYSNLGFALLGEIIARLDGGTWEESIRRRILDPLEMTRTGTVPSGRRAKGYYVPPFADVPIEEPVFQARAMDPAGGLRSTPGDMARWGGFIADPIEEVLSPDTLEEMCQPQVMADPINWVSAWGLGLQLVRHEGRFWIGHTGGWPGSITGVFTERSSATTGLIMMNNSAPVPPAAAAVEMGTIAIEREPVEPEPWEPGTELPADLVPLLGHWYSEGTHFVLSVRQGALAAHVAGQPKEQPPSVFEREGADRFRTVSGREQGEVMRVQRDAKREVSHFNWATYRFDRRPMAFGQWL, from the coding sequence ATGGCTTTCACCGACGAGACCGCCCGCGCCCTGACCACACGTGCCCTCACGGCACAGACCGACGGGCGGGTGCCCGGACTCGCTGCCGGCGTGGCGCGCAGGGGACGGCTGGAGTGGTTCCGCGGGATCGGAACCATCGACCTCGCCTCCCCCGACGACGCCCCTGACGAGGACACCCAGTACGCCGTCGCGAGCAACTCCAAGACGTTCACCGCCGTCGCGATCATGGCGCTGCGTGACGAGGGGAGGCTCGGTCTCGACGACACCGTCGAGGAGCACCTCGGCGACAGCTCGCACGCGGGCGTGAGGATCCGGCAGCTGCTCTCGCACACCTCCGGGATGCAGCGCGAGCCCGTCGGTGACGTCTTCGACACGATGGTGATGCCCACCCGGGAGGAACTGCTCGCCGGCTGGTCGGGCGCAGAGCGCGTCGGCCGTCCCCACGATCGTTGGCACTACTCGAACCTCGGCTTCGCCCTCCTCGGCGAGATCATCGCGCGCCTCGACGGAGGCACCTGGGAGGAGTCGATCCGTCGCCGCATCCTCGACCCGCTCGAGATGACCCGCACCGGCACCGTCCCCAGCGGCCGTCGGGCGAAGGGGTACTACGTCCCGCCCTTCGCCGACGTCCCGATCGAGGAGCCGGTCTTTCAGGCCCGCGCCATGGACCCCGCCGGTGGCCTGCGTTCCACCCCCGGCGACATGGCCCGCTGGGGCGGCTTCATCGCCGACCCCATCGAGGAGGTCCTCTCCCCCGACACCCTCGAGGAGATGTGCCAGCCGCAGGTCATGGCGGACCCGATCAACTGGGTCAGCGCGTGGGGCCTGGGGCTGCAGCTGGTTCGGCACGAGGGCCGCTTCTGGATCGGTCACACCGGTGGCTGGCCGGGCTCGATCACCGGCGTCTTCACCGAGCGGTCCTCGGCGACGACGGGCCTGATCATGATGAACAACTCCGCCCCCGTCCCGCCGGCCGCCGCTGCCGTCGAGATGGGCACCATCGCGATCGAGCGCGAGCCGGTCGAGCCCGAGCCGTGGGAGCCCGGCACCGAGCTGCCCGCCGACCTCGTCCCGCTCCTGGGCCACTGGTACTCCGAGGGCACCCACTTCGTCCTCTCGGTCAGGCAGGGCGCCCTGGCGGCCCACGTCGCCGGCCAGCCGAAGGAACAGCCGCCGTCGGTCTTCGAGCGCGAGGGTGCCGATCGCTTCCGCACCGTCTCCGGTCGGGAGCAGGGCGAGGTGATGCGCGTGCAGCGGGATGCGAAGAGGGAGGTGAGCCACTTCAACTGGGCCACCTACCGATTCGACCGCCGGCCGATGGCCTTCGGCCAGTGGCTGTGA
- a CDS encoding DUF1254 domain-containing protein, with protein sequence MSRESTALPTGRTAVPANITTPDHVETRVGTFDFFDGVPTEETAATVYDHLDFLRGVDVYLNCIPAASLEALTSGMVSVGLDSCHKVAITERLLDANPLFLTGNTDTVYASVVLDLGRDGPTVVEIPPGCGPGTVNDAWFRFVVDMGAPGPDRGAGGSYLILPPDHDGPVPDGYHVARSPSLVNWLILRGFLVEGKPDAAVENFRSGLRVYPLQAADRPPEMEFLSFSEAVMNTIHASDAEFYDEVARVIAREPVDVIDLETRGALAAIGIHKDKPFAPDARMTRILTEAAAVGNATARTLIYRNRDPRAPYFADRQWMNTFPGGDHRWLNEDGRGGRDRDARTTFFYVATVNTPAMAMKLVGRGSQYAYAALDARGDVLDGGRAYRLNVPADVPAADFWSVVVYDTQSRSELQTDQAFPSRNNKRDDLTYNEDGSVDLFFGPEAPGSHPENWIQTLTGKSWWVLLRLYGPLESWFDGEWKPGDIEPVT encoded by the coding sequence ATGAGCCGCGAAAGCACAGCACTGCCGACGGGCCGCACCGCGGTGCCGGCCAACATCACCACGCCGGACCACGTCGAGACCCGGGTCGGAACCTTCGACTTCTTCGATGGCGTGCCCACCGAGGAGACGGCCGCCACGGTGTACGACCACCTCGATTTCCTCCGCGGCGTTGACGTCTACCTCAACTGCATCCCGGCGGCCTCCCTCGAGGCGCTGACCAGCGGCATGGTCTCCGTGGGACTGGATTCCTGCCACAAGGTCGCGATCACCGAGCGACTGCTGGACGCCAACCCGCTCTTCCTCACCGGCAACACCGACACCGTGTACGCCTCGGTCGTGCTGGACCTCGGTCGGGACGGGCCGACCGTCGTCGAGATCCCGCCCGGCTGCGGTCCCGGGACCGTGAACGATGCGTGGTTCCGCTTCGTGGTCGACATGGGTGCCCCGGGCCCGGACCGTGGGGCGGGCGGCTCATACCTGATCCTGCCCCCGGACCACGACGGACCCGTCCCGGACGGTTACCACGTGGCGAGGTCGCCCAGTCTGGTCAACTGGCTCATCCTCCGGGGCTTTCTCGTCGAAGGCAAGCCGGACGCGGCGGTGGAGAACTTTCGCTCCGGTCTGCGTGTGTACCCCCTCCAGGCTGCTGATCGCCCGCCCGAGATGGAGTTCCTCTCCTTCTCCGAGGCGGTGATGAACACCATCCACGCCAGCGACGCCGAGTTCTACGACGAGGTCGCTCGAGTCATTGCCCGCGAGCCGGTGGACGTGATCGACCTCGAGACCCGTGGCGCGCTCGCCGCCATCGGGATCCACAAGGACAAGCCCTTCGCCCCCGATGCGCGCATGACGAGAATCCTCACCGAGGCCGCCGCGGTCGGAAACGCCACGGCCCGCACCCTCATCTATCGCAATCGTGATCCGCGTGCTCCCTACTTCGCGGACCGGCAGTGGATGAATACCTTTCCCGGTGGCGACCATCGCTGGCTGAATGAAGACGGTCGAGGTGGGCGAGACCGTGACGCCCGCACCACCTTCTTCTATGTCGCCACCGTCAACACTCCCGCGATGGCGATGAAGCTCGTGGGGCGTGGGTCCCAGTACGCGTACGCGGCCCTGGACGCTCGCGGCGATGTGCTGGACGGCGGACGCGCCTACCGTCTGAACGTGCCGGCCGATGTCCCGGCGGCGGACTTCTGGTCCGTGGTGGTCTACGACACCCAGAGTCGTTCGGAGCTGCAAACAGATCAGGCGTTCCCGAGCCGCAACAACAAGCGCGACGACCTGACCTACAACGAGGATGGCTCCGTCGACCTGTTCTTCGGCCCCGAGGCACCCGGGTCCCATCCGGAGAACTGGATCCAGACCCTGACCGGCAAGTCGTGGTGGGTCCTCTTGAGGCTCTACGGCCCGCTCGAGTCCTGGTTCGACGGAGAGTGGAAGCCGGGTGACATCGAGCCCGTGACGTAG
- a CDS encoding ABC transporter permease has protein sequence MGDFVADRWQDILYRAFQHLSLVVQSVALAAIIAILLAVLVTRVPALKPLANSISAIGLTIPSFALLGLLLPLVGIGALPSIIAVAFYATLPILRNAVVGLSEVSPTLLESARGMGMSSMTRFARVQLPLAWPVIMTGLRVSAQMSMGVAAIAAYALGPGLGGYIFTGLAQIGGANALNYALVGTLGVVVLALVLDAALLVVSKLTTSKGIRA, from the coding sequence ATGGGAGACTTCGTCGCCGATCGTTGGCAGGACATCCTCTACCGAGCTTTCCAACACCTCTCCCTCGTCGTCCAGTCGGTTGCCCTGGCAGCGATCATCGCGATCCTGCTGGCGGTGCTGGTCACGCGCGTGCCGGCCCTGAAGCCGCTCGCGAACTCGATCAGTGCGATCGGGTTGACCATCCCGTCCTTCGCCCTCCTCGGCCTGCTGCTGCCGCTGGTCGGTATCGGCGCGCTCCCCTCGATCATCGCGGTCGCCTTCTACGCGACCCTGCCGATCCTGCGCAATGCGGTCGTCGGTCTCTCCGAGGTCAGCCCCACCCTGCTGGAATCGGCCCGGGGCATGGGAATGAGCTCGATGACGCGCTTCGCCCGGGTCCAGCTGCCCCTGGCGTGGCCGGTGATCATGACCGGCCTGCGAGTCTCTGCGCAGATGTCGATGGGCGTAGCCGCCATCGCCGCCTACGCCCTCGGCCCCGGCCTGGGCGGATACATCTTCACCGGCCTGGCGCAGATCGGGGGCGCCAACGCCCTCAACTACGCGCTCGTCGGGACGCTCGGGGTCGTCGTCCTGGCGCTGGTTCTCGACGCAGCGTTGCTCGTCGTCAGCAAGCTCACCACCTCGAAGGGGATCCGCGCCTGA
- the tmk gene encoding dTMP kinase has protein sequence MAAREGTFIAFEGGDGAGKSTQARRLAQAFQGVGREVVVTRQPGGTALGGSLRDLVLHGEAVTPRAEALIFAADKAQHVEEVILPSLEDGAVVITDRYTDSAIAYQGAGRDLGATEVTQLQDWAVDGLVPHLTVLVDIDPGEGRRRRGVVHDRMESEADGFHAAVRGHFLALAESAPDRYLVVDGTATPDEVARLVWERVTQEGLA, from the coding sequence GTGGCTGCACGGGAGGGGACCTTCATCGCCTTCGAAGGGGGCGACGGAGCCGGCAAGTCCACGCAGGCCAGGCGACTGGCGCAGGCCTTCCAGGGGGTCGGTCGCGAGGTCGTGGTCACCCGCCAGCCGGGCGGCACCGCTCTCGGAGGTTCGCTGCGCGACCTCGTCCTGCACGGCGAGGCGGTCACCCCGCGGGCCGAGGCGCTGATCTTCGCAGCCGACAAGGCCCAGCACGTCGAGGAGGTCATCCTCCCTTCGCTCGAGGACGGCGCGGTGGTCATCACCGATCGCTACACCGACTCCGCCATCGCCTACCAGGGCGCCGGCCGTGACCTCGGCGCGACCGAGGTCACGCAGCTGCAGGACTGGGCGGTGGACGGGCTCGTCCCGCACCTGACCGTGCTGGTCGACATCGACCCGGGCGAAGGGAGGCGCCGCCGCGGCGTTGTCCACGACCGGATGGAGTCGGAGGCAGACGGTTTCCACGCTGCGGTGCGGGGGCACTTCCTCGCCCTGGCTGAGTCGGCGCCCGACCGCTACCTCGTCGTCGACGGCACCGCCACCCCGGACGAGGTCGCCCGGCTGGTGTGGGAGCGCGTGACACAGGAGGGTCTGGCGTGA
- a CDS encoding DNA polymerase III subunit delta' codes for MTATATTPGIWRDVIGQPQTVAALQRAVSEPASMTHAWLFTGPPGSGRSVAARAFAGALLCPRGGCGQCRECRTALDGTHTDVDVLATEALSIGVAETRALVQLAGRAPSVGRYRVILVEDADRLTEQSGNALLKALEEPTPRTVWLLCAPSLEDVLITVRSRSRHVRLRTPPVAEVAALLQRRDGIDPGMATYAARAAQSHIGLAKRLATDEGARIRRRDTITMASRIRGVSDAVGAAADLLQIAEQERDRTLESRATKEKARLLETLGADPSARTQPPHIRAQINSLEKEQKTRATRFTRDMIDRALVDLMSVYRDALVLHAGTPVALVNEDARPIIEEVARAFSAEGLLLAIEEIATARERIGANGAPLLALEAMAVGLQLPR; via the coding sequence GTGACGGCCACCGCCACCACCCCCGGTATCTGGCGGGACGTCATCGGCCAGCCGCAGACGGTTGCCGCCCTCCAGCGGGCCGTGAGCGAGCCCGCGTCGATGACGCACGCGTGGCTCTTCACCGGGCCGCCCGGGTCGGGCCGTTCGGTTGCGGCACGGGCCTTCGCCGGCGCGCTGCTGTGCCCGAGAGGTGGGTGCGGTCAGTGCCGCGAGTGCCGCACCGCCCTGGACGGCACGCACACCGACGTCGACGTGCTCGCGACCGAGGCGCTGTCCATCGGTGTCGCCGAGACCCGGGCGCTCGTCCAGCTCGCCGGACGCGCGCCGAGCGTGGGCCGCTACCGGGTGATCCTCGTCGAGGACGCCGACCGACTGACCGAGCAGTCCGGCAACGCCCTGCTCAAGGCCCTCGAGGAGCCCACCCCGCGCACAGTGTGGCTGTTGTGCGCTCCGAGTCTGGAGGACGTGCTGATCACCGTCCGCTCGCGCTCGCGGCACGTGCGTCTGCGCACTCCACCCGTGGCAGAGGTCGCCGCGCTGCTGCAGCGCAGGGACGGCATCGACCCGGGGATGGCGACCTACGCGGCCCGGGCTGCGCAGAGCCACATCGGCCTGGCCAAGCGTCTGGCCACGGACGAGGGCGCCCGCATCCGCCGCCGCGACACCATCACGATGGCCTCGCGCATCCGTGGCGTCTCCGATGCCGTGGGTGCTGCGGCCGACCTGCTGCAGATCGCCGAGCAGGAGCGCGACCGCACGCTGGAGTCCCGGGCAACGAAAGAGAAGGCGCGCCTGCTGGAGACGCTCGGCGCCGACCCGAGCGCACGCACCCAACCGCCGCACATCCGGGCGCAGATCAACTCCTTGGAGAAGGAGCAGAAGACCCGCGCCACCCGCTTCACCCGCGACATGATCGACCGCGCCCTCGTCGACCTGATGTCGGTCTACCGCGACGCGCTCGTCCTGCATGCCGGCACACCGGTGGCGTTGGTCAACGAGGATGCCCGCCCGATCATCGAGGAGGTCGCCCGTGCCTTCAGTGCCGAGGGCCTGCTCCTGGCGATCGAGGAGATCGCCACTGCACGAGAGCGCATCGGCGCCAACGGCGCGCCGCTGCTCGCCCTGGAGGCCATGGCCGTCGGGCTGCAACTACCGCGATAG
- a CDS encoding alpha/beta hydrolase: MLSPGRAPLSRRPRGAWDPLRRTSRHRLRLAAALAALVLPVTGCSLLTPGPEPTGLAGGDQSPPPGTDGLERFYEQELAWSDCAAGECAGLEVPLDWSAPEDRTIEIAVNRVPAKGVASGSLVVNPGGPGGSGVDYAAAADQIVGSSIREHFDVVGFDPRGVQRSEPVDCVSDAGLDEWMGSDPSPDDAAERAAAVERSIDFGRACKEGTGELIEHVSTQDVAKDLDVLRSTLDDGKLTYLGKSYGTTIGATYAQLFPERVGRMVLDGVFPTDLTGMEAAIGQARGFDTATRGWAQDCVANDCPLGTTQEQVLASVEGLLKDLDQDPVPTSSGPELTEGWASVGIAQAMYDQGMWSMLTDALVAVEQGDGSALMQLGMTYAGRDPSGTYTSNIMEALPAVSCLDDGVDTDPQQWQQVADEVEAKAPIWGTFLAWEGLVCATWPVPPVDGLGRIEAKGADPVLIVGTTRDPATPYEWAVRLHEQMDNSAMITHEGDGHTAYMRSNDCVDSAVEEYWLTGELPEDGELTCD; this comes from the coding sequence ATGCTCTCGCCCGGCCGCGCCCCCCTTTCGAGGCGCCCACGCGGTGCGTGGGACCCACTCCGTCGCACCTCAAGACACCGCCTTCGCCTCGCCGCGGCGCTCGCCGCCCTCGTGCTGCCGGTCACCGGATGCTCGCTCCTGACGCCGGGCCCGGAGCCGACCGGCCTGGCGGGTGGGGACCAGTCACCCCCGCCCGGTACCGACGGGCTGGAGCGCTTCTACGAGCAGGAGCTGGCCTGGAGCGACTGCGCGGCAGGGGAGTGCGCCGGCCTCGAGGTGCCCCTCGACTGGTCCGCGCCTGAGGACAGGACCATCGAGATCGCGGTCAACCGCGTCCCGGCGAAGGGGGTGGCCTCGGGGTCGCTCGTGGTCAACCCGGGCGGTCCGGGTGGCTCGGGGGTGGACTACGCGGCCGCGGCGGACCAGATCGTCGGATCGTCGATCCGGGAGCACTTCGACGTCGTGGGCTTCGACCCCCGGGGTGTGCAGCGCTCGGAGCCGGTTGACTGCGTCAGCGACGCCGGGCTCGACGAGTGGATGGGCAGCGATCCGTCGCCGGACGACGCGGCGGAGCGGGCGGCTGCCGTCGAGCGGTCGATCGACTTCGGCCGGGCGTGCAAGGAGGGAACGGGTGAGCTCATCGAGCACGTGTCCACCCAGGACGTCGCCAAGGACCTCGACGTGCTGCGCTCCACCCTCGACGACGGGAAGCTGACCTACCTCGGCAAGTCCTACGGGACCACCATCGGGGCGACCTACGCGCAGCTCTTCCCCGAGCGAGTCGGCCGGATGGTCCTCGACGGGGTCTTCCCGACCGACCTGACCGGCATGGAGGCCGCGATCGGGCAGGCGAGGGGCTTCGACACCGCCACCCGTGGGTGGGCGCAAGACTGCGTCGCGAACGACTGCCCCCTCGGGACGACGCAGGAGCAGGTCCTCGCCTCGGTCGAGGGACTGCTGAAGGACCTGGACCAGGACCCGGTGCCCACCAGCAGTGGCCCCGAGCTGACCGAGGGGTGGGCGTCCGTCGGCATCGCCCAGGCGATGTACGACCAGGGCATGTGGTCGATGCTCACCGACGCACTCGTCGCAGTCGAGCAGGGAGACGGCAGTGCGCTGATGCAACTGGGGATGACGTACGCCGGACGTGACCCATCAGGGACCTACACCTCGAACATCATGGAGGCGCTGCCCGCGGTCAGTTGCCTCGACGACGGTGTCGACACCGACCCGCAGCAGTGGCAGCAGGTCGCCGATGAGGTCGAGGCGAAGGCGCCCATCTGGGGCACCTTCCTCGCCTGGGAGGGCCTTGTCTGCGCCACCTGGCCCGTCCCACCGGTCGACGGTCTCGGCCGCATCGAGGCGAAGGGAGCCGATCCGGTCCTCATCGTCGGCACCACACGCGACCCGGCCACGCCCTACGAGTGGGCCGTGCGGCTGCACGAGCAGATGGACAACTCGGCGATGATCACCCACGAGGGCGACGGGCACACGGCGTACATGCGCAGCAACGACTGCGTGGACTCCGCCGTGGAGGAGTACTGGCTCACGGGTGAGCTGCCCGAAGACGGGGAGCTGACCTGCGACTGA
- a CDS encoding ABC transporter permease, with product MSQAAEETTGGAPAPDTGVEDRRTTIGLIIGLPLLCAVVLGGWAIWRSTADLDDIEARQLAWGTILDLTREHIVLTLISTVVVLVTAIPTGILLTRPRLRRFASPITAFANAGQAAPVIGVIVLLAIWLGFGTSTAVLALAIYAFLPVLRNTIVGLEQVDQTLVEAARGMGMSGFDVLRRVELPLALPVIMVGARTALVLLVGAASFATFINAGGLGALIVTGISLFRYPVLVSGALIIAVLALLIDWAGRVLELLLTPKGTS from the coding sequence ATGAGCCAGGCAGCGGAGGAGACCACGGGTGGGGCACCTGCCCCGGACACTGGTGTCGAGGACCGACGGACGACCATCGGGCTGATCATCGGACTGCCACTCCTGTGCGCCGTCGTCCTGGGCGGCTGGGCGATCTGGCGCTCGACTGCCGACCTGGACGACATCGAGGCACGCCAGCTCGCGTGGGGCACGATCCTCGACCTGACCCGTGAGCACATCGTCCTGACCCTCATCTCCACGGTCGTCGTCCTCGTCACCGCGATCCCGACGGGCATCCTGCTCACCCGCCCCCGACTGCGCCGCTTCGCCAGCCCGATCACCGCCTTCGCCAATGCCGGTCAGGCAGCCCCGGTCATCGGAGTCATCGTCCTCCTGGCGATCTGGCTGGGGTTCGGCACGAGCACCGCAGTACTCGCCCTGGCCATCTACGCCTTCCTCCCGGTACTGCGCAACACCATCGTCGGCCTGGAGCAGGTGGACCAGACCCTCGTCGAGGCTGCTCGAGGGATGGGCATGTCGGGGTTCGACGTGCTGCGCCGGGTCGAGCTGCCTCTGGCGCTGCCGGTGATCATGGTCGGGGCGCGCACCGCTCTGGTGCTCCTCGTCGGGGCCGCGAGCTTCGCCACCTTCATCAACGCCGGTGGGCTCGGCGCCCTCATCGTCACCGGCATCTCACTCTTTCGCTACCCCGTGCTCGTCAGCGGCGCGCTGATCATCGCCGTGCTCGCCCTCCTCATTGACTGGGCCGGCCGCGTGCTCGAGCTCCTGCTCACCCCGAAGGGCACCTCATGA